The following coding sequences are from one Devosia yakushimensis window:
- a CDS encoding ABC transporter substrate-binding protein, with product MSLNRRRFLSAAAAAAGSTALFPALGQSAFAQDRNIRHFWWGNPERDKRTFEVIRIFNEKNPGIVVTGETLGSADYFTRLTTQIAGRNMADAIQMGYGVMFEYIDRGAILPLDDYIGGALDISKMDESAISAGRVDGKLYALSIGANSHVSIYNTRLFQEAGIEFDPFGWTYDDLKRIAAEVKAATGVFGSDDGTADYQLFSDYVHQRGERLFTDEGNFGASPEIIADYFAIWTDMRTEGSLPPGQVSAGLVNAEISNWGIVTGQTAMSYAWSNQLVGVQNLIQDKLGAAMFPNTPEMIPGSIIQPSQFICLSRDTVDAEAAVGYMSAFVNDPDMTAVLGLERGIPANSDVRAALQPKLTEIEATSVAFFDGIQGKTMDLLPPPPNGAQEIEAMFERVAVAVLLDQGSVQDVASQIAREAEGIRRRSR from the coding sequence ATGAGCTTGAATAGACGTCGGTTTCTCAGCGCAGCGGCTGCCGCTGCCGGGTCCACAGCCCTGTTCCCGGCACTGGGTCAGAGCGCTTTTGCTCAGGATCGCAATATCCGCCATTTCTGGTGGGGCAATCCCGAGCGGGACAAGCGCACATTCGAAGTCATCCGCATCTTCAACGAGAAGAATCCGGGCATTGTGGTTACCGGCGAAACGCTCGGCTCAGCGGATTATTTCACGCGCCTCACGACCCAAATTGCCGGCCGCAACATGGCCGATGCCATCCAGATGGGTTATGGCGTGATGTTTGAGTATATCGATCGCGGCGCTATCCTGCCGCTCGACGACTATATTGGCGGCGCCCTCGACATTTCGAAAATGGACGAAAGCGCCATTTCAGCTGGCCGCGTCGATGGCAAGCTCTACGCACTCTCCATCGGCGCCAATTCGCATGTCTCGATCTACAATACGCGGCTCTTCCAGGAAGCCGGCATTGAATTCGATCCATTCGGCTGGACGTATGATGATCTCAAGCGCATTGCCGCCGAAGTAAAGGCCGCAACCGGCGTTTTCGGTTCTGATGACGGCACGGCCGATTACCAGCTGTTTTCGGACTACGTGCACCAGCGCGGCGAACGTCTCTTCACCGATGAAGGCAATTTCGGCGCTTCGCCGGAAATCATCGCCGATTATTTCGCGATCTGGACTGATATGCGCACGGAAGGCTCGCTGCCTCCAGGTCAGGTCTCGGCTGGCCTGGTCAATGCCGAAATCTCCAACTGGGGCATCGTCACTGGACAAACTGCGATGTCCTACGCCTGGAGCAATCAATTGGTGGGCGTGCAAAACCTCATCCAGGACAAGCTCGGCGCCGCCATGTTCCCCAATACACCAGAGATGATCCCCGGCTCGATCATCCAGCCGAGCCAGTTCATCTGCCTCAGCCGCGACACCGTCGATGCCGAGGCGGCCGTCGGCTATATGAGCGCCTTCGTCAATGATCCCGATATGACGGCAGTGCTCGGCCTCGAGCGCGGCATTCCGGCCAATTCGGACGTCCGGGCCGCTTTGCAGCCCAAGCTGACCGAAATCGAGGCCACCTCGGTCGCCTTCTTTGACGGCATCCAGGGCAAGACCATGGACTTGCTGCCCCCGCCGCCCAATGGCGCGCAGGAAATCGAGGCCATGTTCGAACGCGTAGCCGTGGCCGTCCTGCTCGATCAGGGTTCCGTGCAGGATGTCGCCAGCCAGATCGCCCGCGAGGCCGAAGGCATTCGCCGCCGTAGCCGCTAA
- a CDS encoding carbohydrate ABC transporter permease yields the protein MSFQSRLRRSMPGYVFLTPWLIGFFLLSIFPILASLYLSFTDYDTVRAPEWIGLENYQYMFEFDYRFWQSLKVTFLFVFLSVPAKLIFALIVAMVLDKGIRAVGWYRALFYLPSILGGSIAVAILWRQLFNADGVINSALRVFGIQGPYWLSDPSYSLYTLVVLAVWQFGSPMLIFLAGLRAIPQDLYEAAEIDAATPARKFFAITVPMLAPVIFFNLVLQMIEAFKSFSGAFIISGGTGAPLDSLLFFTVYLFSEAFSYFRMGYASALGWVLLIIIAVFTAIAFWTSKYWVHYENERG from the coding sequence ATGTCGTTCCAATCCAGGCTTCGCCGCAGCATGCCGGGCTATGTATTCCTCACGCCCTGGCTGATCGGCTTCTTCCTGCTCTCGATTTTCCCGATCCTGGCATCGCTCTACCTCTCATTTACCGACTACGACACGGTGCGCGCGCCTGAATGGATCGGCCTCGAAAACTATCAATACATGTTCGAGTTCGACTACCGCTTCTGGCAGTCGCTCAAGGTGACATTCCTCTTCGTTTTTCTCTCCGTGCCGGCCAAGCTGATCTTCGCACTGATCGTTGCCATGGTGCTCGACAAGGGCATCCGCGCTGTGGGCTGGTATCGCGCGCTGTTTTACCTGCCCTCGATTCTGGGCGGTTCGATCGCCGTGGCCATCCTTTGGCGGCAATTGTTCAATGCCGACGGAGTAATCAATTCGGCGCTCAGGGTTTTCGGCATTCAGGGGCCCTATTGGTTGAGCGACCCGAGCTATTCGCTCTATACGCTGGTGGTCCTGGCCGTCTGGCAGTTCGGCTCGCCCATGCTGATTTTCCTGGCAGGGCTCCGCGCCATTCCGCAGGATCTCTACGAGGCCGCCGAAATCGACGCTGCAACCCCGGCGCGCAAATTCTTCGCCATTACCGTGCCCATGCTGGCGCCCGTGATCTTCTTCAATCTGGTGCTGCAGATGATCGAGGCCTTCAAGTCCTTCTCCGGCGCCTTCATCATCTCTGGCGGCACCGGAGCGCCACTCGATAGCCTGCTGTTCTTCACGGTCTATCTGTTCAGTGAAGCTTTCTCCTATTTCCGCATGGGCTATGCCTCGGCGCTGGGCTGGGTGCTGCTGATCATCATCGCCGTGTTCACGGCCATCGCCTTCTGGACCTCAAAATATTGGGTCCACTACGAAAACGAGAGGGGCTGA
- a CDS encoding carbohydrate ABC transporter permease: MTDATSAQLAAPVALAAQMRAEKTRRNRRAAILKHIFLIAACFVMIYPLLWMIASSLKPNNEIFGQLSLIPSDPQWNNYTRGWNALPVSFTNFFWNSSIITVLSVIGNVLSCSFAAYAFARLEFSGKTIWFALMMMTLMIPYHVVLIPQYLTFLQLGWVNTYLPLVVPRFLASDAFFIFLMIQFFRQLPRELDEAAMIDGCSPFKIYWAIILPLSLPAMTTAAIFSFIWTWEDFLGPLVYLNDIKDYTVPLALRMFLSQDSVSEYGQMFAMSVLSILPIIIFFVIFQRFIIRGIAMSGMK; this comes from the coding sequence ATGACCGACGCCACTTCCGCTCAACTGGCTGCGCCCGTCGCTCTCGCCGCGCAGATGCGTGCAGAAAAAACGCGCCGCAACCGGCGCGCCGCCATCCTCAAGCACATTTTCCTCATCGCGGCCTGTTTCGTGATGATCTACCCGCTGCTCTGGATGATCGCGAGTTCGCTCAAGCCCAATAACGAGATTTTCGGCCAACTCTCGCTGATCCCGAGCGATCCGCAATGGAACAATTACACGAGGGGCTGGAACGCCCTGCCCGTGAGCTTCACCAACTTCTTCTGGAATTCGAGCATCATCACGGTGCTGAGCGTCATCGGCAATGTGCTCTCGTGCTCCTTTGCCGCCTATGCCTTCGCCCGGCTCGAATTTTCCGGCAAGACTATCTGGTTCGCGCTGATGATGATGACGCTGATGATCCCCTATCACGTCGTGCTCATCCCGCAGTATCTGACCTTCCTGCAACTGGGCTGGGTCAACACCTATCTGCCGCTGGTCGTGCCGCGTTTCCTCGCATCGGACGCCTTTTTCATCTTCCTGATGATCCAGTTCTTCCGCCAATTGCCGCGCGAACTGGACGAGGCCGCGATGATCGATGGCTGTTCGCCCTTCAAGATCTATTGGGCGATCATCCTCCCGCTCTCGTTGCCCGCGATGACGACAGCCGCGATCTTCTCCTTCATCTGGACCTGGGAGGATTTCCTGGGGCCGCTCGTCTATCTCAACGATATCAAGGATTACACAGTGCCCTTGGCGCTGCGCATGTTCCTCAGTCAGGACAGTGTTTCCGAATATGGCCAGATGTTCGCTATGTCGGTGCTCTCCATCCTGCCCATCATCATTTTCTTCGTCATTTTCCAGCGCTTCATCATTCGTGGCATCGCCATGAGCGGCATGAAGTGA
- a CDS encoding ABC transporter ATP-binding protein: MASVTLSQVKKNYGKVPVIHGIDLEIKSGEFMVLVGPSGCGKSTLLRMIAGLEDIDDGTISIGDRVVNDLGASQRNLSMVFQSYALYPHMSVRKNLAFGLSNLKMDKAEIERRVAEAARILQIEPLLERKPRQLSGGQKQRVAIGRAIVREPQLFLFDEPLSNLDAELRVQMRVELAGLYQRLGTTMIYVTHDQTEAMTMATRIVVLSKGHIEQVGTPYELYNFPRNTFVATFIGSPKMNMLEAVAKGSTASLEGLGDLQMPAGITANSRVSIGVRPEQFILGAGGDLALQGTVTLVEYLGSEVFIYVRLGNGQVVLVQGAGNSKIANGEAVTLSISAEQAHYFDAEGHRLGPAG, from the coding sequence ATGGCCTCTGTAACGCTTAGCCAGGTCAAGAAAAACTACGGCAAGGTGCCGGTCATTCACGGCATCGACCTCGAGATCAAGTCCGGCGAATTCATGGTCCTGGTGGGCCCGTCGGGCTGCGGCAAATCCACATTGCTGCGCATGATTGCCGGGCTTGAAGACATTGATGACGGCACCATTTCCATCGGCGACCGCGTGGTCAACGATCTCGGCGCGTCACAGCGCAATCTCTCGATGGTCTTCCAGTCCTATGCGCTCTATCCGCATATGAGCGTGCGCAAGAACCTTGCTTTCGGCCTCTCCAACCTCAAGATGGACAAGGCCGAGATCGAACGCCGTGTCGCCGAGGCTGCGCGCATCCTGCAGATCGAGCCGCTGCTTGAGCGCAAGCCGCGCCAGCTTTCGGGTGGACAGAAGCAGCGCGTTGCAATCGGCCGCGCCATCGTGAGAGAGCCGCAGCTTTTCCTCTTCGATGAGCCGCTCTCCAACCTCGATGCCGAATTGCGCGTGCAGATGCGCGTGGAACTGGCCGGGCTCTATCAGCGCCTCGGCACGACGATGATCTATGTTACACATGACCAGACTGAAGCCATGACCATGGCAACGCGCATCGTCGTGCTGAGCAAGGGGCATATCGAGCAGGTCGGGACGCCTTACGAGCTCTACAATTTCCCCCGCAACACGTTCGTCGCGACCTTTATCGGCTCGCCCAAGATGAACATGCTCGAAGCGGTGGCCAAGGGGAGCACCGCCTCGCTCGAGGGCCTGGGTGATCTGCAGATGCCGGCCGGCATCACCGCGAACAGCCGGGTCAGCATCGGGGTACGGCCCGAGCAGTTCATCCTTGGCGCGGGGGGCGATCTTGCGCTGCAGGGGACGGTAACCCTGGTGGAATATCTGGGAAGCGAAGTGTTCATCTATGTTCGGCTGGGTAATGGACAGGTTGTGCTCGTGCAGGGCGCGGGCAATTCCAAGATCGCCAATGGCGAAGCGGTGACCTTGTCGATCTCCGCCGAGCAGGCCCATTATTTCGATGCCGAAGGCCATCGCCTGGGCCCAGCCGGCTGA
- a CDS encoding L,D-transpeptidase — translation MIINDGAIGAGRMSAEARPRLMNRRSFLAGSAAALGAVGLAGCATSGGMSLAEAERVYGPLPNERFPIPAVNISKINPKYLRRTVRYDSDEAVGTIIIDPRHYYVYRIEGGGYATRYGANVGRAGFLWSGDAYIGRKAEWPVWTPPKEMILRQPEAAPYAGGMPPGLNNPLGARTLYLYQNGVYTLYTIYSTIMPETIGKGISSGCIGLLTQDMVHLYNQTPVNTKVVVLPA, via the coding sequence ATGATCATAAACGATGGTGCTATCGGGGCCGGCAGGATGAGTGCAGAAGCTCGGCCCAGACTGATGAACCGCCGATCGTTCCTAGCCGGTTCGGCGGCTGCACTCGGCGCGGTCGGACTTGCCGGTTGCGCAACCTCCGGCGGCATGAGCCTTGCCGAGGCAGAGCGGGTCTATGGGCCGCTCCCCAATGAGCGTTTCCCGATCCCCGCGGTCAATATCAGCAAGATCAATCCGAAATATCTTCGCCGCACAGTGCGCTACGATTCCGATGAAGCAGTCGGCACGATCATCATCGACCCCCGCCACTACTATGTTTACCGCATCGAAGGTGGCGGATATGCCACCCGTTATGGCGCCAATGTCGGCCGCGCCGGATTCCTGTGGAGCGGCGATGCCTATATCGGGCGCAAGGCCGAATGGCCGGTCTGGACGCCGCCCAAGGAGATGATCCTGCGGCAGCCAGAAGCCGCCCCCTATGCCGGCGGCATGCCGCCGGGGCTGAACAATCCGCTCGGCGCGCGGACGCTCTATCTCTATCAGAACGGCGTCTATACGCTCTATACCATCTACAGCACGATCATGCCCGAGACGATCGGGAAAGGCATTTCAAGCGGCTGTATCGGCCTGCTCACCCAGGACATGGTCCATCTCTATAATCAGACGCCGGTCAACACGAAAGTGGTCGTCCTTCCGGCCTAG
- a CDS encoding ABC transporter ATP-binding protein has translation MTAPLLDVRDLSKHFGAGNTPVRAVDGVSFSIAQGETLGLVGESGCGKTSLVRTLLRLNAATSGHAMLDGIDIATARGAELRTMRRKMQVVFQDPYQSLNPRMRVDRLLSEPWALHRDVLPRAEWSSEIARLLEAVGLRPEHALRYPGEFSGGQRQRLGIARALALNPSLLICDEPVSALDVSVQAQVINLLARLRRERNLAMLFVAHDLAVVRHVSDRVMVMYLGRIIETGPTKTIFSTPRHPYTQALLSAVPTPDPTQRGKRNRIVLQGDLPSPSNPPSGCRFRTRCWKATEHCAREAPALMARGPDPALLTACHHASG, from the coding sequence ATGACCGCTCCCCTGCTCGATGTCAGAGATCTCAGCAAGCATTTCGGCGCGGGCAATACGCCTGTTCGCGCCGTGGATGGCGTCAGTTTTTCCATTGCCCAGGGCGAGACGCTGGGTCTGGTCGGCGAGAGCGGCTGTGGCAAGACCAGCCTTGTGCGCACCCTGCTGCGCCTCAACGCGGCGACCTCCGGCCATGCCATGCTCGATGGGATCGACATCGCCACCGCCAGGGGCGCTGAGTTGCGCACCATGCGGCGCAAAATGCAGGTCGTATTCCAGGATCCCTATCAATCGCTCAATCCGCGCATGCGGGTCGATCGGTTGCTTTCCGAGCCCTGGGCGCTGCATCGCGACGTTCTGCCCAGGGCCGAATGGTCGTCCGAGATCGCGCGGCTGCTGGAAGCCGTGGGCCTGCGCCCTGAGCATGCTTTGCGTTATCCCGGAGAATTCTCGGGCGGGCAGCGCCAGCGGCTCGGAATTGCCCGGGCACTGGCCCTAAATCCCTCGCTGCTGATCTGCGACGAGCCGGTTTCGGCGCTCGACGTTTCGGTGCAGGCGCAGGTTATCAATCTGCTCGCCCGCCTGCGCCGCGAACGCAATCTGGCCATGCTCTTCGTGGCGCATGACCTGGCCGTGGTGCGGCACGTGTCCGACCGAGTCATGGTCATGTATCTAGGCCGCATCATCGAGACAGGTCCGACCAAAACCATCTTCTCGACGCCTCGCCATCCTTATACCCAGGCGCTGCTCTCGGCAGTGCCGACGCCCGATCCGACCCAGCGCGGCAAGCGCAACCGCATCGTGCTGCAAGGGGACCTGCCGAGCCCTTCCAATCCGCCGAGCGGCTGCCGCTTCCGCACACGCTGCTGGAAAGCCACAGAACACTGCGCAAGGGAGGCCCCCGCCTTGATGGCGCGGGGACCCGATCCGGCTCTCCTGACCGCCTGCCATCACGCGAGCGGGTAA
- a CDS encoding ABC transporter ATP-binding protein — MSLLDIQDLAVSFETASGRIQALSGVSFSLERGEVLALLGESGSGKSVTASAIMDLVPNPPGSVDGGSISFDGTDLLSLTAPRRRAICGERIALIFQDALAALNPVYTVGWQIGEMFRIHRKTAGGDIEAAVVDLLNAVGIPDAVRRARQYPHEFSGGMRQRIMIAMAVALEPDIIIADEPTTALDVTIQAQIVDLLDTIRKRSGAGMIFITHDLGVVAELADRVAVMYAGRIVEQASVFELFADPRHPYSIGLLASQPRVDVETADLVPIPGSAPNPAALPSGCAFRTRCPRAQQVCADIVPTLEGAGPGRLVACHFPGPAT; from the coding sequence ATGAGCCTCCTCGACATTCAAGACCTCGCCGTCAGCTTCGAGACTGCTTCCGGCCGTATTCAGGCGCTGAGCGGGGTGTCCTTTTCGCTCGAGCGCGGCGAAGTGCTGGCGCTGCTGGGCGAAAGCGGCTCGGGCAAATCGGTCACCGCCTCGGCGATCATGGATCTGGTGCCCAATCCACCTGGCTCGGTGGATGGCGGTTCGATCAGCTTTGATGGCACCGATCTGCTATCGCTGACGGCGCCCCGGCGCCGTGCGATCTGCGGCGAGCGTATTGCCCTGATCTTCCAGGATGCACTGGCCGCACTAAATCCGGTTTATACCGTTGGCTGGCAAATCGGCGAGATGTTCCGCATCCATCGCAAGACCGCTGGCGGCGACATCGAGGCGGCCGTGGTGGACCTCCTCAATGCGGTTGGCATTCCCGACGCCGTGCGGCGTGCCCGGCAGTATCCGCACGAATTCTCAGGTGGCATGCGCCAGCGCATCATGATCGCCATGGCCGTGGCGCTGGAGCCCGATATCATCATCGCCGACGAGCCGACTACTGCGCTAGATGTCACCATTCAGGCCCAGATCGTCGATCTGCTCGATACGATCCGCAAGCGCAGCGGAGCCGGGATGATCTTCATTACGCACGACCTGGGTGTCGTGGCAGAATTGGCTGACCGCGTTGCCGTCATGTATGCCGGACGCATCGTCGAGCAAGCCTCGGTCTTCGAACTCTTCGCCGATCCGCGCCACCCCTACAGCATCGGCTTGCTCGCCTCCCAACCGCGCGTCGACGTGGAAACGGCCGACCTCGTCCCCATCCCTGGCTCCGCACCCAATCCGGCCGCCTTGCCCTCAGGTTGTGCCTTCCGCACCCGTTGTCCGCGTGCGCAGCAAGTCTGCGCCGATATCGTGCCCACGCTTGAGGGCGCCGGACCCGGCCGGCTGGTCGCCTGCCATTTTCCCGGACCTGCCACATGA
- a CDS encoding ABC transporter permease has translation MTDVSTTMPRKTARLAWLTRALIADPMALCSVIWLILVLLLIIANTSGIFAGARIDLKARNLPPFDLSFDWRLWFGADALGRPLMARLAEAALTSIGIALVTVLLSVILGTVLGLVAGYFGGLIGAAIMRASDIIMGFPTLLVALVGLYLFGPSVTNLVIVLAITRMPSYIRVARAETLEVRERLFVDAARVFGGGPFWIIRNHILPIVAPTMLTLASVNVAMVMLFESGLSYLGLGVQPPAVSWGLMIAQGQGYLSSAWWLGFFPGLAVMLTTMSFNLLANWFRIVNDPSQHWRLVRRKRQ, from the coding sequence ATGACCGACGTATCCACGACGATGCCGCGCAAAACCGCTCGTCTCGCCTGGCTGACCCGAGCGCTGATCGCCGATCCGATGGCGCTTTGCTCGGTCATCTGGTTGATCCTCGTGTTGCTGCTGATAATCGCCAATACCAGCGGCATTTTCGCCGGCGCGCGCATCGATCTCAAAGCGCGCAACCTGCCGCCTTTCGACCTGTCCTTTGACTGGCGCCTCTGGTTCGGCGCCGATGCCCTGGGCCGGCCGCTCATGGCGCGATTAGCCGAGGCGGCGCTGACTTCCATCGGCATTGCTCTGGTCACCGTGCTGCTCAGCGTCATCCTGGGCACCGTGCTGGGTCTCGTTGCGGGGTATTTTGGTGGCCTCATCGGTGCGGCCATCATGCGCGCTTCCGATATCATCATGGGGTTTCCGACCCTGCTCGTGGCTTTGGTAGGGCTCTACCTATTCGGCCCCAGCGTCACCAACCTGGTCATCGTCCTCGCCATCACCCGCATGCCCTCCTACATCCGCGTCGCCCGCGCCGAGACGCTCGAAGTGCGCGAGCGCCTGTTTGTCGACGCAGCGCGCGTCTTTGGTGGCGGCCCATTCTGGATTATCCGCAACCACATCCTGCCCATCGTCGCCCCTACCATGCTGACCTTGGCCTCGGTCAATGTGGCCATGGTCATGTTGTTTGAATCCGGCCTCTCCTATCTCGGCCTCGGCGTGCAGCCGCCCGCCGTCAGTTGGGGCCTGATGATCGCCCAGGGCCAGGGCTATCTGTCCTCGGCCTGGTGGCTGGGCTTCTTTCCGGGGCTTGCCGTCATGCTCACTACCATGAGCTTCAATCTCCTGGCCAACTGGTTCCGCATCGTCAACGATCCCAGCCAACATTGGCGCCTGGTGCGGAGGAAGCGCCAATGA
- a CDS encoding ABC transporter permease, which translates to MAPIFLLRRTTLAALALLALMTATFFLVRLTGDPVDLYLPVDASRAARDAMRAQLGLDRPVVAQFFEFFVNLLRLDFGASLWHNRPAMAVVLEALPKTLALGAIALALAFALSVVVGVIAAARPGSAVDRFINVVSQAAASVPDFWLGLMCVLVFAVNLRLLPTSGFGGPAYWVLPVVCLMARPFGMLVQIIRGSMIEALNASYVRTARAKGAMEGRVGFVHALRNALLPAVTVTGDLAAQFAGGGGVVEVVFGFPGVGKLLIDGILRRDFAIVQSSIFAVAVVIFLINILVDMLYAAIDPRVKVE; encoded by the coding sequence ATGGCCCCCATTTTCCTGCTCAGGCGCACCACGCTCGCCGCACTCGCCCTTCTAGCGCTCATGACGGCGACCTTCTTTCTGGTTCGCCTCACCGGTGATCCCGTCGATCTCTATCTGCCGGTCGACGCCTCCCGGGCCGCTCGCGACGCTATGCGCGCTCAGCTTGGTCTCGATCGCCCCGTTGTCGCGCAGTTCTTCGAGTTTTTCGTCAATCTGCTGCGGCTCGATTTCGGCGCTTCGCTCTGGCACAACCGCCCGGCAATGGCTGTCGTGCTCGAGGCGCTGCCCAAGACACTGGCGCTCGGCGCCATCGCCCTGGCTTTGGCCTTTGCACTCTCTGTCGTCGTCGGTGTCATCGCCGCTGCCCGGCCCGGTAGTGCCGTCGATCGCTTCATTAACGTGGTCAGTCAGGCTGCCGCCAGCGTGCCCGACTTCTGGCTGGGCCTGATGTGCGTGCTGGTCTTCGCCGTCAATCTGCGCCTGCTGCCGACATCGGGTTTCGGTGGGCCGGCCTATTGGGTCCTGCCGGTCGTCTGTCTCATGGCGCGTCCCTTCGGCATGCTGGTGCAAATCATCCGCGGCTCGATGATCGAGGCGCTCAATGCCAGCTATGTGCGCACGGCGCGGGCTAAGGGCGCCATGGAGGGCAGGGTGGGTTTCGTCCATGCCCTGCGCAACGCCCTCCTACCGGCTGTCACGGTAACCGGCGATCTTGCCGCCCAGTTTGCCGGTGGCGGTGGCGTCGTGGAAGTCGTGTTCGGCTTCCCCGGCGTTGGCAAGCTCCTGATCGACGGCATCCTGCGGCGCGATTTTGCCATCGTGCAAAGTTCGATCTTCGCCGTGGCCGTGGTCATCTTCCTCATCAATATCCTGGTTGACATGCTCTATGCCGCCATTGATCCGCGGGTGAAGGTGGAATGA
- a CDS encoding ABC transporter substrate-binding protein, with translation MLHSTTLHRSALVLLLGTALIAPAFAQSDSITIVVTDEPKSLDPCDTDLSNNARILRNNVTETLVNLDPANGEVVPSLATEWRQVDELTWEFKLREGVTFHDGTPFDAAAVAAALTRAGNADLACEVGLATLSGNVFTPEVVDAQTIRIKTGTVEPILPNKLSTLDIGAPSTPADAKTREPIGTGPYSLAAWNAGQNVQLVSYDGYWGDKPAIANATITWRAESAVRAAMVDTGEAQIAYEIAPQDATSANDHAFPNAETSLLRIDQSIAPLDDKRVREALNLAIDRDGLIGTIFHQDAQKAMQVVLPSVFGYNPDIAVWPYDPDKARSLLEEARAAGTAVDTEIVLYGRIGIYPNSSESMEAIQAMLLDVGFNVRLEMMETTPWLEKLIGPFPADRPPSALQTQIDNTEGDAVFTLPNRFTSGGNTSTIADPALDKLIADASAATGDERQSLFRQAFNYIAVDAINIVPLFHMVTIARVSPDLNYVPDVQAGNEIKLATMSYK, from the coding sequence ATGCTGCATTCCACGACGCTCCACCGGAGCGCGCTTGTTTTGCTGCTGGGCACGGCGCTGATCGCGCCAGCTTTTGCGCAATCAGACTCTATCACCATTGTTGTCACCGATGAGCCCAAGTCGCTCGACCCGTGTGATACCGACCTCTCCAACAATGCGCGTATTCTGCGCAACAATGTCACCGAGACACTGGTCAATCTCGACCCGGCCAATGGCGAAGTCGTACCAAGCCTGGCTACGGAATGGCGGCAGGTCGATGAATTGACCTGGGAATTCAAGCTGCGCGAAGGCGTAACCTTCCACGACGGCACCCCCTTTGATGCCGCGGCCGTCGCCGCTGCGCTGACCCGCGCCGGCAATGCCGATCTCGCCTGCGAAGTGGGCCTTGCAACGCTCAGCGGCAATGTCTTTACTCCCGAAGTCGTCGATGCCCAGACCATTCGCATCAAGACTGGGACCGTCGAGCCCATCCTGCCCAACAAGCTGTCGACACTCGATATTGGTGCGCCTTCGACGCCAGCCGATGCCAAGACACGCGAACCGATCGGCACCGGACCCTACAGCTTGGCTGCCTGGAATGCCGGGCAGAATGTGCAGCTGGTTTCCTATGACGGCTACTGGGGCGACAAGCCGGCAATTGCCAACGCGACAATCACCTGGCGCGCTGAATCAGCCGTACGCGCGGCCATGGTCGATACGGGCGAGGCCCAGATCGCCTATGAAATTGCGCCACAGGATGCGACCAGCGCAAACGATCACGCCTTCCCCAATGCCGAAACCTCGCTGCTGCGCATTGACCAGTCCATTGCCCCGCTCGACGACAAGCGGGTCCGCGAGGCCCTGAACCTGGCCATCGATCGCGACGGGCTGATCGGCACCATCTTCCATCAGGATGCGCAAAAGGCCATGCAGGTCGTGCTGCCGTCGGTGTTCGGCTACAATCCCGATATCGCGGTTTGGCCCTACGATCCGGACAAAGCCCGTTCGCTACTTGAGGAGGCGCGCGCCGCCGGTACAGCCGTCGATACCGAGATCGTGCTCTACGGCCGTATTGGCATCTATCCCAACTCGTCCGAAAGCATGGAAGCCATCCAGGCCATGTTGCTCGATGTGGGCTTCAATGTTCGCCTGGAGATGATGGAAACCACGCCCTGGCTGGAAAAACTGATCGGGCCCTTCCCGGCAGATCGTCCGCCTTCCGCGCTGCAAACCCAGATCGACAATACCGAGGGTGATGCCGTCTTCACCCTGCCCAACCGTTTCACCTCGGGCGGCAATACGTCCACCATTGCCGATCCGGCCCTCGACAAGCTGATCGCGGATGCCTCGGCCGCCACCGGTGACGAGCGCCAATCCCTGTTCCGGCAGGCCTTCAATTATATCGCGGTGGACGCCATCAATATCGTGCCGCTCTTCCATATGGTGACCATTGCCCGCGTCTCGCCCGACCTCAATTATGTGCCCGACGTGCAGGCCGGCAACGAGATCAAGCTGGCCACGATGAGCTACAAGTAA